The region CACATCTCGTTTACCGGCTCGCCGGCAACCGGCAAGCTCGTCACGCAGATGGCGGCCGAGAACCACGTGCCGGTCACGCTCGAACTCGGCGGCAAGTCGCCGCAGATCGTGTTCGCCGACGCCGATCTCGAAGCGGCGCTGCCCGTGCTCGTGTCGGCGATCGTGCAAAACGGCGGGCAGACCTGCTCGGCCGGCAGCCGCGTGCTGATCGAGCGCGCGGTGTACGAGCCGCTCGTCGAACGGCTCGCGACCGCGTTCAACGGATTGCGCGTCGGCCCGAGCCGCGCCGATCTCGACTGCGGCCCGCTGATCAACGCAAAGCAGCAGCAGCGCGTGTGGGATTTCCTGTCCGACGCGCAGCACGACGGCATTCCAATGGCCGCGCACGGCCAGGTCGTCGCCGATGCTCCTGAAAGCGGCTTTTACCAGGCGCCCGCGCTGCTGCGCGACGTGCCGGCGTCGCACCGGCTCGCGCAGGAAGAAGTGTTCGGCCCCGTGCTCGCCGCGATGCGGTTCGTCGACGAGGACGAAGCGGTCGCGCTCGCGAACGGCACACCGTACGGCCTCGTCGCCGGCATCTGGACGCGCGACGGCGCGCGGCAGTTGCGTCTCGCGCGACGCCTGCGTGCGGGCCAGGTGTTCATCAACAACTACGGCGCGGGCGGCGGCGTCGAATTGCCGTTCGGCGGCGTCGGCCACTCGGGCCACGGCCGCGAAAAAGGCTTCGAGGCACTTTACGGATTCACCGCGCTGAAGACGATCGCGATCCGGCACGGCTGATCGGGCGCCCGGGCCGGGACCGACGGCCACGCCACCGCCACACCATGCACTCGTCCAAAACAGGAGACACACCATGCGGTTGAGCGGCAAGACGGCCATCGTCACCGGCGGCGGCTCGGGTTTCGGCGAAGGTATCGCAAAGACGTACGCGCGCGAAGGCGCGAACGTGGTCGTCAACGACCTGAACGGCGCGGCGGCCGAGCGCGTCGCGAGCGAGATCGCGCTGGCTGGCGGCAAGGCGATCGCGGTCGCGGGCGACGTGTCGAAGGACGCCGACTGGCGCGCGCTGCTCGAAGCCGCGCTCGACGACTTCCATTCGGTGCAGGTCGTCGTGAACAACGCCGG is a window of Burkholderia latens DNA encoding:
- a CDS encoding aldehyde dehydrogenase family protein; translation: MEEAKHFIAGEWTLPAQLETIPVVDPSDGQPFATIARGTAPDIERAVAAARDAFAGPWGAASAAERGRVLMRLSARVADHLEELAAIEARDTGKPLKQARADAAALARYFEFYAGAADKLHGETLPYHAGYTVLTVREPHGVTAHIVPWNYPMQIFGRSVGAALAAGNACVVKPAEDACLSVLRVAELAAEAGLPAGALNVVTGYGHEAGAALARHPGIDHISFTGSPATGKLVTQMAAENHVPVTLELGGKSPQIVFADADLEAALPVLVSAIVQNGGQTCSAGSRVLIERAVYEPLVERLATAFNGLRVGPSRADLDCGPLINAKQQQRVWDFLSDAQHDGIPMAAHGQVVADAPESGFYQAPALLRDVPASHRLAQEEVFGPVLAAMRFVDEDEAVALANGTPYGLVAGIWTRDGARQLRLARRLRAGQVFINNYGAGGGVELPFGGVGHSGHGREKGFEALYGFTALKTIAIRHG